A region from the Rosa rugosa chromosome 6, drRosRugo1.1, whole genome shotgun sequence genome encodes:
- the LOC133716214 gene encoding probable CoA ligase CCL5, with amino-acid sequence MSVEELSAEYTNGTNGGFDSQTGVYHSLFNLGDRHKIPTRPNLDTATFVLSQFPHPHLAESRVALIDSATNQRVTYAQLHRSIQSLASGLHQALGVQKGDVVFVLSPNSLLYPTICLAVFSVGAILTTANPLNTGSEIAKQVRDSGAKLAIASPEEVHKLVPTGVPTIVTSRPSNGTDNSLSIEELIESCDPIPTELALARPTQSDTAAILYSSGTTGTSKGVVLTHANFIAIMTLLKWSVDETSAQDDVFLCFIPMFHIYGLAFFALGMFSTGSTIVLMQRFEFKAMLDAIQTHKVNNIPAVPPVILGLVKYASQAGCKLSSLRRVGSGAAPLSKEVVDEFRQKFPWVELRPGYGLTESCGAATFFISDEQAKKHTGSCGHLVPKFAAKVVDIETGQALGPYKEGELWLKSPTIMKEYLGNVEATIATIDEDGWLKTGDLCYFDEDGLLYIVDRIKELIKHNGYQVAPAELEAILLSHPQILDAAVVPVEDEEAGQIPMAYVVRAASTELITEDQVIQFVAGQVAPYKKVRKVGFISAIPRSAASKILRKELVGLQSKQQIVSRL; translated from the exons ATGTCTGTGGAAGAATTATCCGCCGAGTACACCAACGGAACAAACGGTGGTTTCGATTCCCAAACCGGAGTATACCATTCCCTTTTTAACCTTGGTGACCGTCACAAGATCCCAACAAGGCCTAACCTTGACACTGCCACATTTGTGTTGTCACAGTTCCCGCACCCTCACCTGGCCGAGTCGCGAGTTGCGCTCATTGACTCGGCCACAAACCAGCGTGTCACTTATGCACAACTTCATCGATCGATACAGTCTCTTGCTTCAGGCTTGCACCAAGCACTTGGAGTTCAAAAAGGGGATGTGGTGTTTGTGTTATCACCAAACTCACTCCTATACCCAACAATATGTCTGGCAGTTTTTTCAGTTGGTGCAATACTAACTACTGCCAACCCACTCAACACCGGGTCAGAAATAGCCAAACAAGTCCGCGACTCAGGTGCCAAACTCGCTATTGCATCACCTGAGGAGGTTCACAAGTTGGTCCCAACTGGTGTGCCTACAATTGTAACATCAAGGCCATCAAATGGTACTGATAACTCACTCTCCATTGAAGAGTTGATTGAATCCTGTGATCCAATACCGACCGAGTTAGCACTAGCACGTCCAACTCAGTCGGACACAGCAGCCATATTGTACTCTTCAGGTACAACTGGGACAAGCAAAGGTGTAGTTTTGACACATGCAAATTTCATAGCCATTATGACATTGCTCAAATGGTCTGTGGATGAAACATCAGCTCAAGATGATGTGTTCTTATGCTTCATTCCTATGTTCCACATCTACGGGCTCGCTTTCTTTGCGCTTGGCATGTTTAGCACAGGATCCACCATTGTCCTGATGCAAAGGTTTGAGTTCAAGGCCATGTTGGATGCTATACAAACTCATAAAGTGAATAATATACCCGCAGTGCCTCCGGTGATTCTTGGACTAGTGAAGTATGCAAGCCAAGCCGGGTGCAAGTTGTCATCTTTGAGGAGGGTTGGTTCAGGAGCTGCGCCATTGAGCAAAGAAGTGGTTGATGAGTTCAGACAGAAGTTTCCTTGGGTTGAGTTGAGGCCGGGGTATGGCCTAACCGAAAGTTGTGGTGCAGCAACTTTCTTTATTTCGGATGAACAAGCTAAGAAACACACTGGCTCATGTGGGCATCTGGTTCCAAAATTTGCTGCTAAGGTTGTGGATATTGAAACTGGACAGGCTTTGGGACCGTATAAGGAAGGAGAGCTGTGGCTGAAGAGTCCAACTATCATGAAAGAGTATTTGGGGAATGTGGAAGCAACTATTGCTACTATTGATGAAGATGGGTGGTTGAAAACTGGTGATCTTTGTTATTTTGATGAGGATGGACTGCTTTACATTGTTGATCGTATCAAGGAGCTCATCAAGCATAATGGCTATCAG GTTGCTCCTGCAGAATTGGAAGCAATTCTCTTGAGCCATCCTCAAATTCTTGATGCTGCTGTCGTACC ggttgaagatgaagaagcagGACAAATACCAATGGCATATGTGGTGAGAGCAGCTAGTACTGAACTGATCACTGAAGACCAAGTAATTCAATTTGTTGCCGGCCAG GTGGCCCCCTACAAAAAAGTCAGAAAAGTTGGGTTTATATCTGCCATTCCAAGATCAGCTGCAAGCAAAATATTGAGGAAGGAACTTGTTGGTTTACAAAGCAAACAGCAAATCGTCTCCAGACTATAA